The following DNA comes from Papaver somniferum cultivar HN1 unplaced genomic scaffold, ASM357369v1 unplaced-scaffold_99, whole genome shotgun sequence.
gtgggagatttagctcattatcatgttggaaacacgctcaaaagttgatttcatttctcaaatggtgtttaaaaatgatgaaaatggagaaataattcaaaaccgggtttgtaacgcttataattgttgcaaaccaaagaacgatacagaggatgtgtcactgttactgtagctctaagactgtcgctgagCACTCGCAAATTTTGTagcaaaaacgactgcttctgtgggtcaatgttcttcgtgttcttcaatggcagcagcagcagcagttttctctggtgatcgtgtttcgcctctgtgatgttccaaagccttcccaaactctccgtaaccctTACTGGCTCCCGTAGACcatttatatacccaacagtgacaagaatcttcgctcattactgcgaaaaatctttccatagctcggcagtaaataaaaaataatctcggacaattttctttcctttctcgcctcttcatgcgtctgcagctgtatgatTCGTGAAAAATATTGCTGCACGTTTCTTCAGCATTCCAACTCGATCCAAACACAAGCAAAACACGTCTATCCTTGCTGTAATCCATGGTTATCTCCTCCGGTCACGTACTATCCTGTGTAAGTTACAAATATTAGACGGCCCAAATAAACACatacaaacacccataccaactTTGTTTGGACAAATCCCGTTCATCCCAGTCGAAACCAgtgattgagtctcactgaaactcctcaaaaatccaacagaaaataACGCAGTGAACTGCATTGTTTTCCTGCCAAAACAAACTTCAAAGGAGGAAGGATATGGGTGCCCTGATCCAACATCCAGGGTGCCGAATAAAACAGTGGGTGCTAAAGATGAATATGggatacacatagccgtgggtgccccttagcaaaagtgggggtacgtatagcaattgtcctccggggtgcccagAGCAACTTCTCGGGCCGcaatttccaacaatatttatttccaaaaaatacctacaaacacacaaaacaccataataagtacgaaattgagtaccaacaatacagaaaattaaggacaacttagatacaaaaatgtgtctatcacctacaTTGAGTGTGCAATACTGGAAGATTTGGGATAAACAGTGTTGTGCTACTGATGATAATGTCATTAAGAAGACTGGTAGGTGCTTGCCTTTAATGTGACGCCTATGTAGAAAGAATTCTGAGTCGCTAAGTCATATTACTTGGCGCTGTAGGTTTGCAAagagaatttgggcttgggctgcGCACATTTTTAATCTGCGGCCTAATGAAGACTTGGTGGCTTCATATAAGGATGCCAAAGGTCGAAGTAGTATGATTAAAGACCTGTGGATGGTTGCTAACTTGGAAATAGTCACAGAACTATGGAAGCTGAGAAATAAGGTTTATTTTGAAGATGTTGCAGTTCAGTGGATTGGATTTAAAGGCCGAGTATATCAAGTAATTCGTGACAATTCAATTAGGATGAAGGGCCATATGTATAACACTTTGGACGGTTTGCGCATCTTGAACTATTTCAGGGTGCACCATCGATCGTGTAAAATTTCTTTTCCTAAAGAAGTTACTTGGAATCCTCCTAATCAAGATGAAATAATGCTCTGTTGTGATGGCGCCTCTTTTGGAAATCCGGATCAGGCTGGTGCGGGTGTTGTTTTTCGAGATGCCAATGCAGCGGTGCTTGGTGCTCGTTTTGTTGGCCTTGGCTGGCAGACTAATTTTTATGTAGAAGTTTGTGCTATTATATATGGTGTGATGTTGGCCAAGAGGTGGAATGTTATAAATATATGTGTTAAATCGGATTTGATGAATTTCATTCAAGCTTTTCAGAACGGTGAATTACCTTGGCAGCTAAGGCAGAAATGGAGAATGGCGAAGGAGTTCTACAATAATATTCGTTACATTCAGAAATATAGGGAAGTTAATTTTTCAGATGATGCTTTGGACAAGCGAGCTTGTTTACTGGCTGAAGATActtttgagttttatgaggggAGGCCAGTTTTTCTACTTTCTGTAGAATGGCCGGGTGAGGTTTATttccgttttaaataggttttgtAGTGGCTGGCCTCAAGGCTAGTTACTATTTGGCCTAGACCCTGtacatttttacttttttttttaatatattcatTGAccgaataaaaaaaattatgttcttggtaaaactattcacaaggcctgacttttgtattggtatgacttttattagtgaaactgatcttaagtaatcacctgagatggtatgatcgatttgatgttattggtatgaccaactctagacatttgGGATccaatcctatgaagaggtgcaaccgatcacaaaaggggaatggATCCTTGTAAGtagtgcaacaagtttttagtaatcagggaaccgatcctatggacatgtgcaccaaatacaagttagataccatatatatgtgggaactaatcctagtacctagtcaaccgaattttgtaaagctagcgtgactaattctagtacccacatggaggtacaaccgaaacttgttttggtagaaccgtgaaacccacgattaatgattgagtgttcttgatcaatcacataggtcttggaattcagatgaaccaattctaaacttgtttggaagtatggtaaatcgattccaagattgtaaatatgaaaaaggatttacaaagtaaagatgacgacacactttgaacatgtgcaataacgcttatattttattgttcaaagttattccctaaatagctaaaggaaaatctcggatcgaaataaattgagaattttttaattaaggtttttagttttatatgcttttaatttccagtaattaaatgcatatatttagaaagTTAAAAtgggtaatgtgcatttactaattgaatattttctactgagatttcggtcactaattggacagagcatttacaggaattatgaaaaccgatttggtgtttattgcatatctttgagaatctttggttttggaaattccttggtgtccaaacttccttggtctataaatatcaaagtttgcatatcaagcaaactaatcctcagagccagcaaaacttcctagttgtgttgttactggtggatccgcccattcggagagaaaagtaacctaattaggtgaaatctcttacgggcgctcggttaaagacttctttgggattgggaagctctattagtaccgttggtgggaaactaaataattgcagtttattattagttttctattgatttgattgactaatggttgttgaactttgattgcacctagtttgtttatgcttgagaatcttctcttctaatataagattcactcaaactagatcgaagtttcgacggggatctttagactgtttgtagatctaaatatgtATTGTGATactccaacgttaacagacttcgttctatgtgtgattgatcacaagagattcaagttgattgtgtgtaggtgtttattgaagatctaaggaaatttgaagacaaagaagacatgAAGGTATCTtgttttgggttcataatctttggtgtgcacaaaacttgtttcggctggaaaaggatccaactataatcggttttatccttgtgatagatttgattggttagttgagtagatcggcatcaatacaattctttgtgattcaaagtattgatcgCAAAatattgacaattactttggtagttgttattggatagatctgaggacctgacaaaggagtttattgggataaacagaagagccttttgtcaaactcatatcatgttgattgaaaagagttgttaccgaacagatttgttgttcctttactgtctggaatacgaactaaaggaattgttccaagtgcgtgacttattgcaagttggaggcgcagggatacagacggaactaggtgaactataggtttattttcttggtctcaactatacgaagttggtttagattttgtataacggcttaatcctgagagtattcaattctggacaaggtcccggggtttttctgcatttgcggtttcctcgttaacaaaatcttgctgtgttttTTTACTTTtccatttccgcaattataattgtttcattatgattagaagtaaaatacacaaacgttaattcctatttacttgatagcaatcctattgtgtttggttaagtccgaaccttttatcaattaaacatacttcgttgttgtattgtctcgatgttgaacccatagtcaatcacacaaaagttatcttgttgtcgtattgtctcgatctcgtatccatagacgatcacacgaagtgtgaaccgattagttgtattgtatcaactcagtccatagacaacttTCATAGAAAGTACtaataggtggaaaagttttagattgaggtatatttgggtaccctcgtattttcaattggtatcagagcaggaaaacacgaaaagatctaacaatatgtgtttggtgcgatccaaactATAAGAAATTGAGTCtaatggttgattcagttaacttaacgacatgattTGACTACATCCAAAACTCGTGGTGGAAAACAccaatgaagtatgtaatactcttattcctaaatgtTTTAGGAATTGGAATTATGTCTCCGTATGTCTTGGGTGGCGTACATGATCCTTTGGATCCGataggattgtatatcattgtTTTTGATACTAACTGTGACAATGATACAATTCTCTATAAGACAGgatgtatcttgaaaatgcataggATTCCTCTCAAAAAATTTCATTATTATATGAACCATGATTATTGTGTTCTTGAAAAATATgggatcttaaatatattttggatgaactttcaaagtatatatatgtaaATTTTTCAGAGCAAAGACTGTCAATGTATCAGTatctaggatgcgattttggaaacCGTGGATTACAagaacaatggattgcttcatacacctcaaaattgttttaatgaagcaagtgatcttttgaaatattacagggttgatgattctaatggtatttttaacaaatattaTATTATGTTCAAATTTATCTCTGCATACTCTACTAGAAAATTCTTAAGTGAATTCCAAATGATTTTATCAAATtttggtaataaaagagtaaactgatttttggacaaaaacatggaGTCAATTCGAGATAAAGATCCAGACCATgaaaaaccggttttccaaaagaaagacctagacataaaatcggaattgtttcccccACAAATTTCGGTTTCCGATTGATagtatttcctaaaactagttatttccgatttttgatatttattcttcctataaaagataatctctttctatatgtacaaacatattggggaagattaatcgaaaccgtaactagggtttttcataattttgcaagtatgagaaagaggaaatcaagagacGCGTCATCTGATGACCGAGTCAAATACAATGATATTGATAGGATCAGATTTCCTGACAGTAGTAATGACAAGCATGAATTCACTCGTTTTGTTGACAGCTCATGCTTTAAGAAGTACGAAACCCTCAAGAGAATGGAATTTACTACTGAAAAGAAGTTCGATCCAAAATTCCAAGATaaggattatgtgaagtttgttcaagttCGAAACTGGGGAAATCTTTTTGATCTTGAAGAATATTCAACTGATATGGTAAGAGTTTTCTATGCTAATATATACAATCTTGATCATAAAAATCTTGCCTTTGTGACTCTTGTTGGTCGAGGAATCTACTATGTTGATCGTAAAAAAATTTATAATGCCATTAAGTACAATGAGGAATATAATCACTTGATTACTGGAGTTGAAATTGAACATGATACCATTTCAACATGTCTCATTAGAAAAAAGGTTACCTGGGAAAATAGTAGATTACCAACAAAAGATATACCTTTTCATCTTAGggtattgatgtgatttgtagatagtggtaaaagtggttcgattctcagacttgtgaaggatattaattagacttaaattctaatattaaaatagaaaactcactaaaaattatagcaaactcaatcaaagatgatatcaatactaaaagaaacactgaggctaagattccactattttccaagttcaaagtgattaaaccaatacttatatttatgcaattttcttgtttaatttgattctaaaatattgcaacaagtagattttcaaaagtaataattgtaaataccaagtatgaagcatcaaaagtcttaaaactaagcatactccatcaaaatagatcacaatcactcaaataaaaatcatattcaataatagttcaaggcaaataatcatataattattgcaaataaaaagacaaaatagaatataccactttttgttggaaaaatagcttcctttatcgcctcaacaatggggtttagttcctcatattaatcatgatctcaaaatatgtgtttgttgctcaaaagatgattaaaagagtgaaaagtaataacacagactgtttgcaacaatgtattggtgttgcaaaacagctgttacaatggaactgttacagaaaaactgttgctttgtcgctgattttaagaccctagaatacgactgccctgcacaacttaatgttcttcagatgTTAAACAAcgaaactgttctgcgactgttccccgtgcgtcaatgttcttcgcgttcttcttcttcagcagcagcagcagcagaaacagagtttggtaaagctatgatttattcttctctggctctccttaggttcccaaactctctacacctcttctatatgacccaagacatctatttatatcaaaaataccgattaaatatctcccaaatcttccaaaatctctttccttctcttcacggccaagttgcggcaatttcttgttttagaacttctacgcgtttctgagctttcctttttattctaaactcttccttagatagatacaaatatttgggaaggtttacaacgctttaatctctctaaaattccctaaaacaggtcacacacgtgactttccatattttctgttgtgagaaaaatccgtcgattgagcccagtctaatcgattcaaatacccatatcagattcttagacccataaggagtctatcctatgaaaatcataggtttaatcgacctcaaactcctccaaatcacgattgccaaaactgttcttcactgcactattttcccgccaaaaacctggtttttgaaatgttgaagatggttgccccttatccagagtaggggtgcgattatcaactgcctggaaatgggatgcccttagtaattaggttaccccttatccaaagtgagagtctgaataacaaatgtcctccgggtgcttccagacaacttttcgagccaatttttttccaaaaatgtttattggccaaaaatacctacaaataaataaaaccataataagtacaaaaatgagccctaacaatatataaaatagatactaatcggacacaaaaatgtctcTATTatgttttcgattacatagcatgtgcttgaatgctttatcttattgctatgtatgtttatgggatgtttgatttcggttttctaaccttgatattcgatctcatatgtgtgaacccttattgtttgggtgactttttggttttgcgggattaagttctagcccatgttggtaggctttatcaaaggatcataaggggtttcGATTGAAACAATAagtgaaaaattcacaatatgttgaattgtcttggtttagaataaaaacatatgtgtttcggggttttcaacttttgctttgcACTAGTTAAAAACCGGCTTTCaacctttttctggtaaaggttggttgttgttgttcttttttcttgcaagaggatgacaacatgatgatatcctCCTTGGAAGAATTGCGAACAATTGGAGAAGATGATacggaacttgaggtaacaactttgttagttaatcgttttcctgtttaagaaaagcctgattttattgcatatatttattgcttttgcttaacaaaatttcggtacaattgatgtttattccattatgtgtgtatggatgtgtgtgtgcgattcaattgtttccggttaagaaaaactattgttatctttctttcttttttggtatcaattgtttaggcttacgaaatatacggtgcaattgcggtgctttaatgtctatgattgtttcaattgcttccggttgagataaataattatgcaagttgatttatttggtttgtatgaattgtttatagcttaacaaaagaaaaggttttcgggatgaattgtttagtccaattcgattccgaataagagaaactaagctaattttgatcttagttagacttatcaaagtggagatttcggttattcaagtctaatcgaataccttaacaagaaatcctagttaactaacctagtacttgtcttgtttaaaattgaaggtctaagttattgataagaataattagaacctgatgagaaaaatagacttaattctgatctttattttggttttatcgaataagcgattgtatttgtgcaatcggtttagcaaaggaactaaggtgcttagtcgattttttggtttgctaaactattagggaaaatttcttcggggaattgtttccttgttaacatatcaaaaaaaaattttactttgtagtttcggttttgatattggttatctaaaatggtgagtggaaccctcgtgcttaactcttataggtttgcaagtcttttgagatttgtaagattctttcggtttgtcatttatttgctcgtacctttgtcattttgtgacaaaaagggggagaaatatatggagcaaACAAGTGATATTAGTATTGATTTGTAtcgatttggtatcactaaggaaaagacaatggtgcttaaacgttttatctaacgaaaagagtaaagcatagactaagggggagtagcatatcatattgataaggaaataacaaagacgtgcggattgaaaatctacctatctttgttattataatgtcaacaacgacatttatggattgaatgttacaggttattgtgctgttgaatatGGGAATCAagagtatgtgtaatgaattcttgtaatttgtttatccatatgatgtaagagttttgtcactaaaattgacaaagggggagattgtttgaGCATAGCTCGGATGAACCCATcaatcgttggtatgtcaagtttggttgacatattttagtgaaccaaaactcatttaaagagtctcttgattatatactagagtcaacttcatataggttagattgaaagtattaggatatgagacattaaaagtattgtgaagaattgaagatgtgaagaagcaaggagatacaacgacaataatcatcattccacttgaggttaatgatattttacttgaactgtttcgttccctaacatatctttcaagtcgtgcatattgaaaacataactgcgaagctatgaataattatactctacttagacgtagtattaaggaatacaatacgaagtataacgcttatgttttgaacttcgtatataagacatcgacataatcgtatgaatgatattgtgattatgtgtatgggtaaatgtgaagatttcatcctagaaaataatgttttatattcgtttaaaggaagtaaattcataaatttgttttgtgaatcgaaagggaaataactaggattattggtatttgttattcattgcaaatctttggattaccaatatgtgtgattagtataaccgctcatgacttgtttatgttcttggtaaaatgaCACCGAATCAATCAAAACCTCCTGATCTTAATGATCAGACGCAACAACAACACTCTCGTGGACGTTTTATTCAACCTCCAAATTATTATCGGGGACGTTCAAAGTCTATAATTCGCCAAGTTTATGAACCAAAATCTGGAAACCCTGGTTCTAATGAACAAAGAAAACCAGCTGAAGATCAATTGGTCCTTCCGAACAAAAGGAAGGAAATTGATCATATGCTTCAGTTCTTAAGAGAAGAACTCATGTTATGTCGAAGATTGATGCGGATACCTTACCTCACCCTCCTGTATGTACCAACCATGGTGATGTTATTGCatgaaacctccaacttgtagagattttagagtcactagcatacttctaggtatgtttacatagagaattctgaccaacataactgaacttggaagtgttagggaactacgttccgATTTCTTGtctgttagagtgttaaataatggatttaatcatgccggtgatgcaaacgAGGAGcatggagaaatgcattattagagttgctgataaatcaatagtggagactaccctatttatatcatgtgaggcaccgaccaaaaattctttgtagatgactaaaaaagctttcttttgagtgtgttcaccgtacgttaattccgggtagaatggtgagatacccaacctcccaccaatagaagtactactctttgatctcttgagtgataattttgtcaatcatgagggtgacgtctatagatgaaagcctcattcttgaagtttgatttgcagttagcaccattctatCTCTCGACAaaaacgggtccatagaaacaccatcatcgtcaataagggagcgacatcaaaatctacaaggaaagttgaaaacgttcaaggtttacaagcaacggaacaagaaaaagagcaaatttcaaatccaagtaaagcaacatacaaagaAAAAGATTTTTATATATGTCGAAACTCGGCCAGTTTTCCATTCAGGCGAGTCAATTCGTGAGTAAGACCAGTAAGACGGATTCAGATCAGCTAACTCAGTGGCTGACTCTCAGACCTTAACCTGATGACTAACGACGACCGTTAGCTTGAAAGTTAAGAATAACGGCGCCGTGACGGAATATTCCCTATCCACGGGAGAATCTCAGTTTGCCGGAGGTGACTTTTCCGGTAGAGTTCCGGTGATCCCGTGAATTTTTCAGGCGGCTAAAATTATATATTTTTGtgtggattcttctcatgggtgtggatacttagatttggaagttggatggaaacttggaagatttggagaattagacttgaaattggaattaggctcaaattgggaaagtggtgttattatgagaAAGGGATTCTTTTCCTACAAGGATTGGAGAGCATTGAAGTCTATAAATAAAGGAGTTCTCTACAACTTTTTAAACACATCTATTTTGGAGAAGGAGTTAAAGTGCAGAAGGATTGGAGGAAGGAGGAACCAACATATTTTCAGtaagttcttctttcttctttaattattattattattgtgtgaactcCAAACTATGAGtagataattttcttattgattgaggatgaattcctagttcttaacatgatttgagtttttgttttaaaatctaccttgaagtttttcacatgattatcgtttgtttttactaataggaatctttatacattcatggttgtttgatagattatttagagtacacgctgaattgatttgttaactcaacctaaagctagtagaagttaggtaatcgttctcgacactttacacaagtagaaaacacgagaccttgcagagggattctgtggagcaattgtgtgtgaaaacaacgctagaaagtggaccaagagaaccgagtttaactactagtactaatgCTAAATTTTAATGCGTTctgggaattacatcttgtaagcgaacctcaaggtggttcttttgaatagaatctgataactaagcggacctgttactcagtgaaacaaggaattttggggctagctaagcgaacctgctatcctacggttggtgataatctgtgactaataaaaaggtggaaaagaacataacttgaatcattgttttgcaacgaagaacgattccttgatctaatctctcttattgatttcaacttaaacttttgatTACTTTGTTTACTTTTCTTTTTGCACTTCAAAACCAAaacccctttttgtgacaattttacaactaaaaatctcttgctcctcgtgggaacgaacttgaataCACTATATCACtagttaattaggtggaaaaatattaattaattttttgtggttacgacacgcatcaaattttggcgccgcttccggggagcagcagacgattttagttgtttttatttttctttttgctttatttttgctttgttagattctatatcgtatctaacttagtttttgagaatcttgtttcaggtctTTGGTGAAAGCTTAAAGAGGGTAGACCGAGTCCAatacgtcttcgatccggcactcaactaaaggacTTCATTCGTgcggttaacactccgcttcctcgTTCTACATCTTGTAAGTTCGCAGATTCGTAcatagaagaagaagcaatgggtgatcgtacactcaaggacctaGCTTgtcacaagctcgatacacaacaatggtgtgtccaaactaactcaaccttcgagatcaagccggggttgattagagatttACCAAattttcatggcatggtgaatgaagatccaaacaaacatcttatggacttttataccatagtcatggccatgcttccaccggagactaatgtgGATGGAgtaatgttgaaagcttttccgttCTCTTTGGagggcaatgctaaggaatggttatattatttgccttccggaagtatcacaacatggaatgatATGAAGAAAgttttcctcgagagatatttccctgcatcaaaagctactcaaattcgcaaggagatttgtgggatgaagcaaaatgtgggagagtcattgttgaatgttgggagcgatacaagagattagtGGCAAGCTGCCACACCATCAATTCAATGAAGttatgatactccaatacttttacgaagctctccacccaagtgatagatctcttcttgacgTCGCGGGTAgtggtgcactaatgaacaagacattgacccaagctagagagttgattgaaattagggatgcaaactcgcaacaattctacacaagaaaagaaccaatggttaggcgagtgcatgaagttagtgattcatcaccataccttgaacaaaggatgGGGAGCATGGAAAGGGTAATGCAACAAATGGCCGCAgtaattattccggatgatgagaccgaacaagtaaatgctttgttTCCAAATCAAAGGTCAAGGTAAGATACATACTCAAATAAttacaatcccggttggaaggatcatcccaactttagttatgcaaacaagcaagtggcagatcctaatccatatgtgcaacaaggtggattccaacaatcacgctttcaacctcaacaacaattccaaccacaacaaatGAAGGAGCAAGATTCTTAGAATGATGACAAGTTCAATGTGATAATCCAAAGCATGCAAGGTCTCACTTTTATGTTACAACAAAACCAACAAAAGACTGATTCGACAATCAAGGCTTT
Coding sequences within:
- the LOC113346407 gene encoding uncharacterized protein LOC113346407, which translates into the protein MCLSPTLSVQYWKIWDKQCCATDDNVIKKTGRFAKRIWAWAAHIFNLRPNEDLVASYKDAKGRSSMIKDLWMVANLEIVTELWKLRNKVYFEDVAVQWIGFKGRVYQVIRDNSIRMKGHMYNTLDGLRILNYFRVHHRSCKISFPKEVTWNPPNQDEIMLCCDGASFGNPDQAGAGVVFRDANAAVLGARFVGLGWQTNFYVEVCAIIYGVMLAKRWNVINICVKSDLMNFIQAFQNGELPWQLRQKWRMAKEFYNNIRYIQKYREVNFSDDALDKRACLLAEDTFEFYEGRPVFLLSVEWPGEVYFRFK